The Nitrospira sp. KM1 genome includes a window with the following:
- a CDS encoding response regulator, translating to MGEFTSGFFMGDSATNGRILVVDDEADIRKVVRMTLQKAGYEVLEAENGEKAIETINSGENRLLLDVVICDIRMPKINGVEAIAYFRNHYPRVPLIVLTGFPDTDMATSMLRQGVVDYLVKPVEGEKLRETVARAMEQRELAHL from the coding sequence ATGGGTGAATTCACGTCTGGATTTTTCATGGGGGACAGTGCGACAAACGGGCGTATCTTAGTAGTTGATGATGAGGCCGATATCCGAAAGGTCGTGCGGATGACGCTCCAGAAGGCCGGTTATGAGGTGCTCGAGGCGGAGAACGGCGAAAAGGCCATCGAGACCATCAACTCGGGAGAGAATCGATTGCTGCTGGATGTCGTGATCTGTGATATCCGCATGCCGAAAATCAACGGCGTGGAAGCTATCGCCTATTTCCGCAATCATTATCCCCGCGTGCCGCTGATCGTCCTGACCGGTTTCCCGGACACCGATATGGCCACCTCCATGCTCCGGCAAGGTGTCGTGGATTATCTCGTCAAACCGGTGGAGGGAGAAAAGCTCCGCGAGACGGTGGCGCGTGCCATGGAACAGCGAGAGCTCGCGCATCTTTGA
- a CDS encoding sensor histidine kinase — translation MQRLTDSAVVSTLAPIKVAILGAGRGGTALLDLLHQIPSIEIVGISDRDRGAPGLQRARDLHIPVTDRAEHLIGNHGVNLIMDVTGDPTMERFVHMHKRPAADVLSGSASRVLWELVRHESNLQAELFHAEKLAGIGSFAAGIAHDINNPLQLIMGLAENLMDERDVTTIREQAKEIIEAVRRTSAICRDLTQYARRSSVRDDTVVSVNGRLDEALKIARYAASFHDIFVIKHYQAGVEVRGNPDELLHAFVNFITNAVHAMDREGGTLTLTTQQSKETMEVRISDTGCGIQPDTLHQIFEPFFTTKEPGKGTGLGLYNAKTVVNKMHGTISVDSHVGAGTTFTLTFPAVQEGPP, via the coding sequence GTGCAGCGTCTGACGGATAGTGCCGTCGTCTCGACCCTTGCGCCGATCAAGGTTGCCATTCTCGGTGCAGGACGCGGAGGAACGGCGCTCTTGGACTTGCTTCATCAGATTCCTTCGATCGAAATCGTGGGAATTTCGGATCGAGACCGTGGCGCCCCCGGGTTGCAGCGTGCGCGCGATCTGCATATACCCGTGACGGACCGGGCCGAGCATCTGATCGGGAACCACGGCGTGAATCTGATCATGGACGTGACGGGCGATCCGACCATGGAACGGTTCGTCCACATGCATAAACGTCCGGCGGCAGACGTCCTGAGTGGGTCCGCTTCGCGCGTGCTGTGGGAACTGGTCCGCCACGAGTCCAACCTTCAAGCGGAACTTTTTCACGCGGAGAAGCTGGCAGGCATCGGCTCGTTTGCCGCCGGCATCGCGCATGACATCAACAATCCGCTGCAGCTGATCATGGGACTCGCCGAAAATCTCATGGATGAACGCGACGTGACCACCATCCGCGAACAGGCGAAAGAGATCATCGAAGCCGTACGGCGAACAAGCGCCATCTGCCGGGACCTCACCCAATACGCGCGACGGTCATCCGTACGCGATGATACGGTCGTCTCCGTCAACGGACGCTTGGACGAGGCACTCAAGATCGCCCGCTATGCGGCAAGCTTTCACGACATATTCGTCATCAAGCACTACCAGGCGGGCGTCGAAGTGAGAGGCAATCCGGACGAACTCCTGCACGCATTCGTGAATTTCATTACCAATGCGGTCCATGCCATGGACCGCGAGGGCGGGACGCTGACCCTGACGACGCAGCAATCGAAGGAAACGATGGAAGTCCGGATCTCCGATACGGGATGCGGCATTCAACCGGACACGTTGCATCAGATTTTCGAGCCCTTCTTTACGACAAAAGAGCCGGGAAAAGGCACCGGCCTCGGCCTGTACAATGCCAAGACCGTTGTGAACAAGATGCACGGCACGATCAGCGTCGACAGCCATGTCGGTGCCGGCACGACATTTACCCTCACGTTCCCCGCCGTCCAAGAAGGGCCCCCGTGA
- a CDS encoding ATP-binding protein, translating into MIRPPASASTRGWRLQTKLIVSMLLVGMVPLLVGLGMAFWQGSKEIQEVSGESFKALATEAARKLDILVAEELSRNSRISMDPAVVRELEQRRDARRRFSAGSSSDKNDQQAKWEAKDPATIKALTENPIANLLREYYTGTRSEPDHLIPQVVRGATRMLFLTDLQGQLVAAITTEPKFSHSDSVWWKGSYNKGVGQLYIEDVYFDERAGTYVFSISLPVMDSLRYEAVGVLHRVIDAKEFFSPSIHPIRFGKTGHVMLIDSRGIVMSCPILPTGVSLSDAGLIPLVTPLHPGWTSAPSDGHGGRSSSIIGFAPLPETSRNTNGTLENGSWHTFVWQSSDELFAPIKHLFTWMIVFGSIAVALLATLGYLAATRIVTPVRQLQLAAQSIGRGELRQAIQINTGDELESLAEEFNRMNKQLEAAFAGLNDQVTLKTQEVQYLQQSTDQILDAVPTPILLIDDQERVRYVNRTGREALRIPDRNGNPPWLFDILPVEASLQSRLRTELLEQEAAQVSVPVPNNSGSSPDIRYLRDPLMPLVGSATTDRRTELQVGLRLYHYQWFPVIGRPGESDLIGLVLRDITDDSRIQDKLIQAEKFGSLGVLTAGIGHELNNPLFGILGLGEAIQEEPDPTRAKSYARDIVEHGKRMAAIIRDFTGVTARESSEQRQTVHLERELDQALHTLASGLELSAVTVDRQYAGDTCIQAMPDQLRQAFSNILLNALQAMKGQGVLRLSTSVTDAAVVTTISDSGPGISKEHLSKIFDPFFTTKGQGEGSGLGLTVARRIIRRFGGDIRLESVEGRGTSCFVTLPLIAHVPSPQEASWNEPASRMPSQSSRSS; encoded by the coding sequence GTGATCCGGCCCCCGGCATCGGCCTCGACTCGAGGATGGAGACTCCAGACCAAACTGATCGTCTCCATGCTCCTCGTCGGAATGGTCCCACTTCTCGTCGGATTGGGAATGGCCTTCTGGCAGGGGTCGAAAGAGATTCAAGAGGTCAGTGGCGAGAGTTTCAAAGCCCTGGCCACTGAAGCCGCCAGAAAACTCGATATCTTGGTGGCCGAAGAGCTGTCCAGAAACTCCCGTATCTCGATGGATCCCGCCGTGGTGCGCGAGTTGGAGCAGCGACGGGATGCTCGGCGAAGATTCTCTGCCGGTTCTTCCTCAGATAAGAACGATCAACAGGCAAAATGGGAGGCGAAAGATCCCGCTACCATCAAGGCTCTGACCGAAAATCCCATCGCGAATCTCCTGCGAGAATATTACACGGGAACCCGGAGTGAGCCGGACCACCTCATCCCACAGGTCGTTCGAGGAGCCACGAGGATGTTGTTCCTCACCGACTTGCAGGGACAGCTCGTCGCCGCCATAACGACCGAACCGAAGTTTTCCCACAGCGACAGCGTCTGGTGGAAGGGATCCTACAACAAAGGGGTCGGGCAACTGTACATCGAGGATGTGTATTTCGACGAACGGGCGGGAACCTATGTCTTTTCGATTTCCCTGCCGGTCATGGACAGTCTCCGATACGAAGCAGTGGGGGTCCTGCATCGGGTCATCGATGCCAAGGAATTTTTCTCTCCGTCCATTCATCCGATTCGATTCGGGAAAACGGGCCATGTCATGCTCATCGACAGTCGAGGCATTGTGATGAGCTGCCCGATCCTTCCGACGGGCGTCAGCCTCTCGGATGCCGGACTGATTCCACTGGTTACTCCTCTTCACCCCGGATGGACGAGCGCTCCGAGCGACGGGCATGGTGGGCGCTCGTCATCGATCATCGGATTCGCCCCGCTGCCGGAAACGAGCCGCAATACGAACGGAACGCTCGAAAACGGCTCCTGGCACACGTTCGTGTGGCAATCATCCGACGAACTCTTTGCTCCGATCAAACATCTGTTCACCTGGATGATTGTGTTTGGATCCATCGCGGTGGCGCTCTTGGCAACGCTCGGCTATCTTGCAGCGACGCGCATCGTCACACCGGTTCGCCAATTGCAGCTCGCGGCGCAGTCGATCGGCAGGGGGGAACTGCGCCAGGCCATTCAGATCAATACGGGAGACGAGCTCGAGTCCCTCGCTGAAGAATTCAACCGGATGAACAAACAGCTGGAGGCGGCCTTTGCCGGGTTGAACGATCAAGTGACCCTGAAGACTCAAGAAGTCCAATATCTCCAACAATCCACGGACCAAATCCTGGACGCAGTCCCCACCCCCATCCTCTTGATCGACGACCAAGAACGCGTGCGCTATGTGAATCGAACCGGCCGGGAAGCATTGCGGATCCCCGACCGCAACGGGAATCCTCCCTGGCTCTTCGACATTCTCCCGGTCGAGGCGTCGCTGCAATCGCGTCTTCGAACCGAATTACTGGAACAGGAGGCGGCCCAGGTCTCCGTTCCCGTCCCGAACAATTCGGGTTCATCACCCGACATCCGGTACCTTCGGGATCCGCTGATGCCCCTGGTCGGATCAGCCACGACGGACAGGCGAACGGAACTGCAGGTGGGACTCAGACTGTATCATTATCAATGGTTCCCTGTCATAGGCCGGCCGGGAGAATCCGATCTCATCGGGCTGGTGCTCCGGGACATTACCGACGACAGCCGTATCCAGGATAAACTCATTCAGGCGGAAAAGTTCGGTAGTCTCGGCGTCCTGACCGCCGGCATCGGTCACGAACTCAATAATCCGCTGTTCGGCATTCTGGGACTTGGAGAAGCCATTCAGGAAGAACCGGATCCGACGCGCGCGAAATCCTATGCGCGTGATATCGTCGAACACGGGAAGCGGATGGCCGCCATCATCCGAGATTTCACAGGTGTGACGGCCCGGGAATCTTCGGAGCAACGTCAGACCGTTCACCTCGAACGCGAACTCGACCAGGCCTTACACACACTGGCCTCCGGGCTGGAGCTTTCCGCGGTCACCGTCGATAGACAATATGCCGGTGATACCTGCATTCAGGCGATGCCCGACCAACTCCGTCAGGCCTTCAGCAATATTCTTCTCAATGCGCTCCAAGCCATGAAAGGGCAGGGAGTCTTACGATTGTCGACGTCGGTGACCGATGCTGCAGTCGTCACGACTATATCCGACTCGGGTCCTGGGATCTCCAAGGAACACCTTTCGAAGATCTTCGACCCGTTTTTCACGACGAAGGGACAAGGCGAAGGATCAGGGCTCGGCTTG